From Aricia agestis chromosome 1, ilAriAges1.1, whole genome shotgun sequence:
TATATATcaccactagctgttgcccgcgacttcgtccgcgtggacttcggTTTAATATAGcacgcggtgtcaataaaattggtgtcaaaagctttttcgaaaccctggtaccccttaaatcaaaatacccaaaacagccgtgtagtgtgcacataatatgatttttttttaattaaacttttttataccaagcttatttagcgataaacaacttagctgcataatgtattacacaactttagctttgcccaatacccataaactatttagtatttattattggtagactgttgtttctgatatctatgttggtacgtgagttatttcataacatgtataacaatcgaaagaatcgaaacaataactcaacatggtaccacctcttatagaaatacatatgagcaagcgatagcgcgatctaggcgactcttggcgccatctgttccagtttttggaactaacttaatttgaacaaatttacgcataaacacccccttacaacccctttttccaataaaaagtagcctatgtcctttctcaggctttagactatctgtgtacaaaatttcattacaatgggttcagtagttttggcgctgttgtttttgaatctaactcaatatggtaccacctcttatagaaatacgcatgagcaagcaatagcgcgatctaggggactcttggcgccatctgttttgagtttttggaactaacttaatttgaccaaatttacgcattttcacccccttacaacccctttttccagttaaaaagtagcctatgtcctttctcaggctttagactatctgtgtacaacgtctgtctgtctgtctcgctttcaggccgaaactactgaaccgaatgtaataaaattttgtacacagatattctaaagcctgagaaaggacataggctactttttaactggaaaaaggggttgcaagggggtgaaaatgcgtaaatttggtcaaattaagttagttccaaaaactcaaaacagatggcgccaagagttccctagatcgcgctattgcttgctcatgcgtatttctataagaggtggtaccatgttgaggtaggtttttcgattctttcgattgttgtacacgttattaactaataactcacctaccaacttagatatcaaattcaaaaacaacagcgccaaaactactgaacccattgtaatgaaattttgtacacagatagtctaaagcctgagaaaggatataggctacttcttactggaaaaaggggttgtaagggggtgtatatgcgtaaatttgttcaaattaagttagttccaaaaactggaacagatggcgccaagagtcgcctagatcgcgctatcgcttgctatatgtatttctataagaggtggtaccatgttgagttaatatttcgattctttcgattgttatacatgttattaaattaaataactcacgtaccaacatagaaatcagaaacaacagtctaccaatattaaatactaaatagtttatgggtattgggcaaagctaaagttgtgtaatgcattatgcagctaagttgtgtaacgctaaataagctttaaaaggtataaaaaagtttaattaaaaaaaatcatattatgtgcagactacacggctgttttgggtattttgatttaaggggtaccagggttttaaaatgcttttgacacaattttattgacaccgcgcgctataaactgaagtccacgcggacgaagtcgcgggcaacagctagtaaaacatATTGCTGGACTGATTCATCGGTGGTGTACGCATGGCTCCAAAGAGAAGAGGCATGGGGAGCCTTCGTCACCACCAGAGTAAAAGAGATATGCAAAAATACTAAGAAAGAGTGGTGGAATCACTTACCGGGTATTTATAACCCATCAGACTTACCATCACGAGGCTGCAATCCGAAGGCACTGAAAGAGAAGTCCTGCAGGGCAATCgcgttatttttaaacgtttcaATTCAGGTTCACATTTGCTTTGGTTGTGGTTCAGTTACGGTTCGGTTCCGCTGTGTCTGAACAAAATTCAGTATCGTGCTAACGTTCCAACCGTAACTCAAACTTAGATGGAACTCGAACGAAGCACAACGTTTGACCTTTAGACAGACATTGCAGCGGACCAATCAGCGCCCTtctgatttaattttaattggcttaaatataaacaaattttttcCGATGCGTTAATTGGTCAATTGACAAATTGGTTATTTACATATGGATGAACATGACACGAGTGAAGTTGTTTTGGTGCctaattatgaattaatatgAATGTTACTTGGAGTTTTTAATTTACGTAGGtgaattcataatattgttttactatattttacaaaCGCCATACTTAAGTGTTCAATagtgacttgtgagttgtgacatttacgtaaagaagtaatgtcaaaattCGATTCACTTTCTAACAAACTAAAATAGTCCGTAGTGTTATTTTACAGCTTTGAAGTAAAATAtaagcttatattataatttgattatagcttatgttatatttttacattcatTTTTGTCAATTTTACACACCAAAATAAGAAACGTTCCATAAACGTGCGAGTAGAAGTAGCATTGTATCAACTTTTTGTTTtgacagcgcttgcgcttgaGCTGAGGTTCAGTAACGTCTCAACTAGCTGTCAAAACGTTAGCGCGATACCGAatcgtaccaacatagaaatcagaaacaacagtctaccaatattaaatactaaatagtttatgggtattgggcaaagctaaagttgtgtaatgcattatgcagctaagttgtgtaacgctaaataagctttaaaaggtataaaaaagtttaattaaaaaaaatcatattatgtgcacactacacggctgttttgggtattttgatttaaggggtaccagggttttaaaatgcttttgacacaattttattgacaccgcgcgctataaactgaagtccacgcggacgaagtcgcgggcaacagctagtaaaacatATTGCTGGACTGATTCATCGGTGGTGTACGCATGGCTCCAAAGAGAAGAGGCATGGGGAGCCTTCGTCACCACCAGAGTAAAAGAGATATGCAAAAATACTAAGAAAGAGTGGTGGAATCACTTACCGGGTATTTATAACCCATCAGACTTACCATCACGAGGCTGCAATCCGAAGGCACTGAAAGAGAAGTCCTGCAGGGCAATCgcgttatttttaaacgtttcaATTCAGGTTCACATTTGCTTTGGTTGTGGTTCAGTTACGGTTCGGTTCCGCTGTGTCTGAACAAAATTCAGTATCGTGCTAACGTTCCAACCGTAACTCAAACTTAGATGGAACTCGAACGAAGCACAACGTTTGACCTTTAGACAGACATTGCAGCGGACCAATCAGCGCCCTtctgatttaattttaattggctTAAATATGAACAAATTTTTTCCGATGCGTTAATTGGTCAATTGACAAATTGGTTATTTACATATGGATGAACATGACACGAGTGAAGTTGTTTTGGTGCctaattatgaattaatatgAATGTTACTTGGAGTTTTTAATTTACGTAGGtgaattcataatattgttttactatattttacaaaCGCCATACTTAGTTGTGTTCAATagtgacttgtgagttgtgacatttacgtaaagaagtaatgtcaaaattCGATTCACTTTCTAACAAACTAAAATAGTCCGTAGTGTTATTTTACAGCTTTGAAGTAAAATAtaagcttatattataatttgattatagcttatgttatatttttacattcatttttgtcatttttacaCACCAAAATAAGAAACGTTCCATAAACGTGCGAGTAGAAGTAGCATTGTATCAACTTTTTGTTTtgacagcgcttgcgcttgaGCTGAGGTTCAGTAACGTCTCAACTAGCTGTCAAAACGTTAGCGCGATACCGAATCGTACCAAAAGTCTATCAACGTCCGAGTTTCATTTGCGCTtcagttgaaaaaaattatcgCGATTGCCCTGCTGGTGGACGGGACCGGAATGGTTGTACCTTAAGGATGAGTGTTGGCCCAGATCTAAAGTATTTATAAAGAAAACTGAGGAAGAAGAAATTATAGCAAGCGAGTCAAGTAAAGATATATAACCATTTATGTAGAAAGTAACACAGATACATTCAGTAGTAAGCTATTATATTTTGGAAAATACAGAAAAATAGTAAGGTTAGTAGCAAGATTACTGAGAATGAGTTAAAGGACAAGAAAAATTTGTGAGAATCACGACGTGTCTGAATACAATATTGGTTTTGAACCTGAAATAAGTAagaattattaagtattataatcaGTGATCGGAGTAGGTAGATTGAAATGAGGTCAACGATCCGAAACGTACATAACAATATGGACATTCCCTCGAAATCCCGGACttcgttaatattttaaaccgaaatttaaattagtaagtagctgtataattttcaaaaataagaCTTTTAATTACGTCGATTTCATCcataaatcattaaaattatggtaaactagatgatgcccgcaactccgctgcgccaaaactcgtttatcgcgcgggaactgtacattttcctgggacaaaaagtatcctatgtcctttctcgggactcaaagtatctccataccaaatttcagcaaaatcggttcagcggtttgggcgtgaagaggtaacagacagacagacacactttcgcatttataatcttagtatagtatggattaccAACATAAACCATCTTTGATTGAGTCCGGAAATACTGGAATGACTTTCCGAATAATGGCTTATCCACGTTATCCTTTCTATGAACATTTATGATGCAAGTAGCAAAAATCAATCTACCTACTCCGATCACTGATTATAATTATGTGTTTATTCTCAACATAAAGTGGCGACGGAGAGATTAGTAAGAGTGGTAAAGGATATGCTCCGTAGAATATTAGGTCGAGCTTCAGTTGATTGGATTGAATTGTCTACGATTTTGTGTGACTGTGAGGCACTCATAAACAGTAGACCACTAACATGTGTTGAAATGGGAGATATTAGACCACTAACACCTATGATGTTCCTACATGGATTGTCTTCGAATACAACCGAAGATATTGATCAAATTGACCATAAAACCcttaaccacagaatatattagtagtaccaaccttAACATAAGATACAAATATGTACAGAAACTAAGAGAGGATTTTAGAATTAGATATAGAAACGAATATTTGATCATTATTGATCAACAAGGGAAAGGAAACCAAAGTCGAACCCATGGTGGGAGATGTGGTCCTTCTCCAAACAGAAACGTCGAATAGACTACATTGGCCTATGTGTATAGTGAAAGAGATATACACAGGGAAAGATGGACATACGAGAGCAGCATTAGAGTGAAGACGAGACTAACTTACAGTGGCGACCGTGAGGCGAAAAACCATTAGAGAAAAGTACGTGAAAACATTGAGATTTCAGAATGAGTACATGAGTTTGCGAGAAACGACGTGTCTGAATACAATATTGGTTTTGAACCTGAAATAAATAAGAATGATTAAATATATgtttaggttaggtaggttccCACTAGAGATCTCTGCAGTTACGCGGGAGTGACTACAACAATTTACCAGCAGAGTCACCGGgcatttttttacgttttttaaaTTAGGAGACAAAACTTATTTAGTTATTAGGTTGTTTATAagaattattaagtatatgcGTTTATTCTCAACATATGTCTTAGTTTAGAGCCAGTGCACACGGCAATATTTTAACGCTACTTTAACGATAGCACCAAGGGGATAAGTATGTATTACCAAAGCACAccaagggcaaaaagaccgcgtcGCAGGTTCCCGGCGGGTTCTGGCGGAGcggcatgtccgcggctgcccaccgcggatcacacaaaccagtttacatgcagtaatgCAGACGGCGCGGCGGCATGGGGCGGCAgctagctctattctctctatctTCATTAGAACGAACGTCCTGAACTGAATGCCTCCACCCGTCATGTGCTTTGTGTACCTACGCGGCGAGGGCAGCTGCAGACATTGATGGGCAGGCGCGGTCGTTATTCCTTCCTGGACAAAAAGCCCGCCctgccccgtcgtctgcaaaacaaCAGAGTCCGCCCAGCAGCCAGCGCACGGCGCACGTGCTGGcaatgcaataatttactatacaaaccataaattagtaatatttgaacaaagatactgagcagtgagcactgaactactgaccatgtcattctcattagacgtcatttttcctataatatatacttactggtcaccagacacgtctagtttaattttgtgcatactgAACTGACTgattaaaataagtacttaatttacaaaaggtaacgttatcaaagaatatatatttaccgttataagtCTTATTTACTgttataacatttaccggtattaattccgatttttaccgttatttctggtaggtatcgggtaaattttcataccgttatctatAGCCTGACAAGAAAGTCATgctcatgacaggcgggaaaattttctaaacgtaatcacgcataaatggtgtatttttttctttgtattttcacagtgaacgcttattgcatttttaatattgtcatcttgcacatttttatctcgaattaataaagttctctctattttttatttcatttaaaatttttcccgcctgtcatgactttcttgacagactgtatgcCTTTGAAGCAGTAACGTATGGGGAAATTACCGACCATTTACCGACAGtttattataagtctatggaaATTACTGACTAAAAACCATTTTTCCGTTGCAAAATGCAAACCAAAGATATGTCATTGTTGCAAACATGGTTTTTAGTCTGTATTTCCCCATTTTTCCACCATCCATAGACTATAGACTAGACAAAACTACTAGCAATGCTCGTAGTTGCTTAACCCATACTGAACAGGTGAAATAGTGCGATAAAAGAAGCatttataagttttaattactaatgttacaattaaaaaatttggaattacaattattacatcACAAAAATAGTGCGTGCAAGGTTTCATAGGCTACGGAGGCACCACAGCCACAGGGGACCGGTTGATTcttttcataaaatttcaatGTGTTCTGGAAATGGTTTGCAAAGAGGACGTGGTATCATGGTTTAAAGAATTGGAAAGCTATAAACGCATAGACGCAATGTGTACATTATTAAATATGTGCCTGCCATTCGAGCTACGGTTTATAGGCACCTATTTAGAAGAACTCGGAAAGCGGGATTTTCAGGAGCTGCGTGGTGCAGAATTAAGAGCAAACAACCCAACAGACTTGGCTGCTGACATCGGAGGAGCAGACACAGACTCCAGAACACGACGGAAAATGGCATTGTATGTTTCATTACTGCGTTCATGTAATTTTGCGTGTGCCACTACATTGTACAATGCGATGGTGAATTTGGAACAGAGTGGGCTTCTGAAAGGCCTTTACGGTGATTTGTTGGAGGAAATATTGCTGTTGTACACAATGGCATTACATCATCCGGCTTTTACCTTCGATCAGAAATCTCATTTTGGTGATATACTAGAGAAATTGAAACTGGAGGACCAAAGGATACAGTATCAAGAACAACAGGAGCATATAAATGTTGCAGTCAGTGCGTGTCACACACAACCTTCTATTACACCAAACATGTCAGTGCCACCTCCAAACTTACCGGGTATGGGCCCTCCCCCAGGACTAGTGTTTGTCAAAACACCAGGCGTACAGGTTTGTAATTTGTACATGCATAGTTTACATGAGTGTCTTATATGAATCAAAATCACAAGTTAAcacttatatttttgtaattgttCTGTATTtgaattatttctttattaacaactatgtttgtttttgtaatactttcttataattatttatattaggttctaattattatttttaaaaaacaatctaccaaactctttattaaacatCTGATAATTTCTAATTCTTAGTTTACTAAACTGTATCTACAAACATTTAATTCAAAGTTAAGGCATTTGCCTATCATTTGCATCTGCAAATTTAGGcagacttataataattatattatagttattagttatactGATGGTTGGGctatgtcaagtcaattttagctGTGATCTCAGCTGAGCGAGGCTTgaaattgaattaaaataacACACACTTCGATCCTTTTGTTTATTTGGTGGTTCTTCTAATTTTATCTGTACcataataacataaataataatgtcttTAACCTTTCGATTGcagaaaaacgagacacaatagcttatctattgttatcgctagacatcggattatatgcacggtcaaagtgccgaaatatgcatgcaagtatgcaTGATAAATGGCCAAaaaatgcacaaaatatgcaccatcaaaagtcactttttattaaaatttattatttttctaaagaactttccggtggtgccgttaataatagcgtcaattttttttatgatttcatcaaatccaggattaTTCGTTTTTATACAGCTGGTGCTTTTTTTTTTCTACCAAAAATTTctgattgcaatcttaatgcctatggaagtttaataaattggtaactactttattcaaattttttactaatgttgaaaactacaaaaaaaaaaattgtttctagaaagatattgtacctatcgggtgtattgcattctttaaTTGGGGTTGGAGCCACATACTTTAAGTGTTTTTATCTATCGTACATCTGTTTTGTGGCCTTAgtgtgtgtcatgatagctagtttggagactagtATAAAACTGCCGAAatatagtgcatatttcggcagtTTTATactagtctccaaactagctatcatcaatgaaaaattgccaaaatatgcactatatCACCTAAAAAGTGccaatccgatgtctagttatagTGGCCGTGTCTAGTTATCTAGttatgtggccgcttggggctttATGAATTAATATGGTTTTGGTGTAGCTTGGATACTacaaattattgaaaaaatactaacatcaaaataatttttgattaGGCAAAAATCCAAAAATCTATAAATTTACTTAATTTGCTAGATGTATATTTACATGAGGATAGTGTTTTAATGTTTAATAGGATGCAGACTGgattaaagttttaaatatggTTATTGtaccattaaaatataaaaatactaaaatactgCAGTTTTAACCAATGTTTTTTCATGGGCATTGGCCCACCATTTATTTCCACCAATGCAACTCCTGTACACCAGAATCAACATAGTACACTATACAAGAAAATGTATTAAAtctagtttttaatttcaattgcatTTATTTCAGCCTCCAAGTTCAGATTCAGTGGCGGAGTTAAATTCTCCGCCGGTGCTGAGTAGTGCGGGTAATGTGGTTCCTATGTTAGGTGATGTGCCACACCCACCACCAGGGCTGCCAATGCCACAATACAACATGGGAGAATATATTGGCCAGCACACCTGGCCGGCTAACCTGCAACAAGTCATTGTATCTCCCCTCAATCAACCTATAGAGGTTTGTATTGCCATTATGAATGTACTGCACTTAGAtacatttgatataatatacctatGATATTACTTAGTGTAGATTTTGCTATAAagtccatattatattttctccTTACTTGTACTAAGTAACTCCGCAAGTATGCCAAATTAGGGGTTCCCAAAGGCAAATGGTGGCGCCATGAGTCGAtactccatcattatccgaaaccacaaatattacaaaattaaattacaatcttaataaattatgtaaagcagttagatgattaaatattggTCAAGTatcatttacctgcttaacctaactttaATCATTGAAGGTTTGTTtatatgtatctttttctaatagctaggtggAGTAGGTGGAGTAGGGCACTGTAACAAAATATTgcgacgtgtaactgcgccgcaggctgaaaaagattgggaacccctgttataaaatatatttctttgtgCTTCCATTTGGTTTTGACTTGTTCTTAACTATGTTTGATATCAAAAACTTGAAaggtattttaaaacaaataaatcacTTGGTGAAATTTAAGTTGTATGATGTAACTTTCTATTAAAGTATGTCAATTATTAGTTATAGTTTACAATTATATTGAACAggtgttttattttctttctttctaggTTGTCCATATTATGGTAAAAAGGCTTACAaaaatttgtctgtctgtctatcctacctaagcggcaagcgattatcgtaaacgccaacaccacaaaatgtatgggctttgacattagtattcgctagcgaaacgatggcttatgtcaaatcgcatacattttgttagatacattttgttagcgtttacgataatcgcttgccacttgtctactagggctgtaATACTAACAATAATAGCTAAGTAGTAAAAAACGTCTTGCCAAATTGTACAGATATTTTAATAGATTGCTAGTATTTTACAttaactatacagggtgtaacaaaactaagtgttaataatttagggtgtgtactgagtaagtatgtgtttcttgtagagagtttacggtgtaagtagcagcgctgaaaagccaaaaatttatttgtgatttgtatgggcaagcaccccagcgtcacgagtattcccatacaaaagtgaaaaaaaatgtctctttcggagctgctacttttacagtaaactataTGTACACCCAAACTTGTTGGGACCGCGACCCACAACAACGACGACGACGAACAAGAAAGTTTAAAGTTCGCGGCCTACCTTGTGTCATGAAGACAAAAAGCGGTATGTTGCTGCCGCTGACCATATCATCATACTGACGTTCACTGCTGGACTTGGGCCTTTTCTAAAGCTCCTCACCACAcccatttcaattaaaaaacgtACCGTACGTAAGTACGACAATCGTCCTATAGTTTCAGGGCCCACCCAAAATCTACCCGCGACTCACCAGTGGGTCGCGACCTACATTTTGGGAAAtgctgccctaaagtattatcactatgtttcgttacattctgtataatattGAACATAATGTTTAAATTATTGGGATAAACCTAATTTTATAAAGCGAATGTTAGCTTCAAAatgagtaatataataataataattatttttgaaatGATTTTCAGGTTCTAAATTACGCGGCGCCGCCCGGGGCTCCGCCCTCGCCGCTGGTGTCATCCCCCGGCGAGAGCCGAGCCGCCTCGCCTCGCACGAGACGCCGCCTCTCCCGGGACCGGTCACCCCCTTTAGCTACAGTTGGACCGGAGCAGCCTATGTCACATCTCACCGCTAACTTTGACAATATGAGTGTGGCCGAGGTATGTCGCGTATGTAAAACATGATTAATACTTTGACTTAACTGCAAGCTTGTGTTGCTTGATGTATCTGAATAATTCTGAacttatgttttaaattatacatataCCCTTAccaataaacgttgtataagctttgaataatacagtgttttgttcctgtcacaaaagtgacatttttaattggattgtagaagacaaaacactgtataactcattgacttttataagtggactcggcacaatggtctctaccaaatcaaaatgctgtggccggtccgccattttatgttccggttctccgaggtacataaactgtcaaagtgtcgtattatagggatgtcgaaattgaaagaaaatatcgatacatcgatatttgaaaaaatatcaatatcggtctcgatatatcgcgaaaaaaataggcacttgaaatgttcacaaaatactcagttgtatagttgtatacatactttaataataataataattaatggtaaaattaaaatttatttatttatttatttaggtaacaaacagtctttaacaaatatttataaacgtTTTAACTACAACTAGACCTAAAGTACCATAACATCAATACAATTAacattccaaaaaaaaatacaactaataattatttgaaaaaatatcaacagaATAGTAGTAGGAACATGATCGCCTGAAGAAGGTATTTCTCGCATAGTTTGTATGATAGGGCGGGACATAAAACGTGTCTATACTACGTGAAGATGGTCGCGggacttttaaataaattttgcttAAGAGATTTGAGGAATTAATGGAACTATGTAGAATTTTGAAAAGAAACACACTATCTAGATATTTACGCCTTAAGTCTAATCGTTGAATATTATGTCTTGCTGCACTCTCAAGATGGTCATTAGACCATAAGCCAGACCTAAAATCTAGT
This genomic window contains:
- the LOC121731207 gene encoding cyclin-K; this encodes MVCKEDVVSWFKELESYKRIDAMCTLLNMCLPFELRFIGTYLEELGKRDFQELRGAELRANNPTDLAADIGGADTDSRTRRKMALYVSLLRSCNFACATTLYNAMVNLEQSGLLKGLYGDLLEEILLLYTMALHHPAFTFDQKSHFGDILEKLKLEDQRIQYQEQQEHINVAVSACHTQPSITPNMSVPPPNLPGMGPPPGLVFVKTPGVQPPSSDSVAELNSPPVLSSAGNVVPMLGDVPHPPPGLPMPQYNMGEYIGQHTWPANLQQVIVSPLNQPIEVLNYAAPPGAPPSPLVSSPGESRAASPRTRRRLSRDRSPPLATVGPEQPMSHLTANFDNMSVAEMRHNIGEERLREMSLVHQQYRSLEKLNGVRRRAGAYAPRSSSDSGSSAASSPPGTPALVRRPPAPPAPPAPPVPYMPYPRYPYPAPAPYRPPPPPFANGEPPPYPAAAPYAGFVPVLYAPPKLSCWNCGAAGHAGHECKEPSMEEMTRAGGYQLDFGGAPPSEAADK